From Verrucomicrobiota bacterium:
CGTTTTTCCCACCCAAGGGAAGTCAGGCCTATTTGGAGAAACAGACAAATGCGAAACGTTCTGGATCCGATCGAGAGTCCAGCTAATCCGAGAGTACGCGACTGGGCGAAACTGCGTTCGGGCCGGCGGAGAAGGCAAGCGGGGAGATTCCTGATCGACGGAGGGTATGAATTGGATCAGGCCATTACAGGGAAGATATTCATTGAGGAGGTCCTCCTTTCTTCATCGCTCGAAGAAGGACCCTTGAGTGAATGGCAGGAGAAATTGAACGAGAATCAGGTTGAGTGGCGTCGAGTTTCTGAGGCGGTTCTAGAGAAAGTGTCCGTCAGAGAGAATCCCGACGGAATCATTGCAGTTGCCCGCACACCGGATCGCGCTTTTTCAATACCAGTTGACCCCGGTGGTCCGCTAATTGTCGCGAATCGTATCGAAAAGCCTGGAAATCTTGGTGCGTTGATCCGGACTTGCTATGCGGTGGGTGCGGCGGGCGTTGTGCTGTGTGACCCGGCTGTCGACTTTGAGAGCCCGCAGGTTATCCGAGCGTCCCGGGGTCTGGTTTTCCGTCTGCCCGGCTGGACTTCAACGGCGAGCGAGTTGATCAATTTGTTAGGTCAAAGTACTTTGACGGTTTTTGCCGCCGACAAAAATTCTGAGCAAATTTTTTGGGAGGCGAATTGGCCGAGCGATCCGGTGATCGTTCTTGGGGAAGAGCATTTCGGGCTCTCAAACGAGTGGGACCACGAATGGATAACCGGGCTTCGA
This genomic window contains:
- a CDS encoding RNA methyltransferase; its protein translation is MRNVLDPIESPANPRVRDWAKLRSGRRRRQAGRFLIDGGYELDQAITGKIFIEEVLLSSSLEEGPLSEWQEKLNENQVEWRRVSEAVLEKVSVRENPDGIIAVARTPDRAFSIPVDPGGPLIVANRIEKPGNLGALIRTCYAVGAAGVVLCDPAVDFESPQVIRASRGLVFRLPGWTSTASELINLLGQSTLTVFAADKNSEQIFWEANWPSDPVIVLGEEHFGLSNEWDHEWITGLRIPMEKGIDSLNVSVSGALLLYEWKRQQRAERT